One genomic window of Alphaproteobacteria bacterium includes the following:
- the lpxC gene encoding UDP-3-O-acyl-N-acetylglucosamine deacetylase has translation MQTVSNQHQFHPAAFPWPARDYENEAIAPLQATLKKSVSCIGVGVHSGKSSTLTLRPATVGTGYVFLRGDLPQGQNTIPARFDAVSDTRMCTTLSNKQGASISTVEHVVAALAGAGITNAIIEVNGPEVPIMDGSSFVFSQMIRSTGTFSQGESAPSIKIVKPVRVGSENAFAEFVPSENRSITMTFDAGGRLPASMKQDEFTFDYDADDFSSLLCDARTFGFYEDAAKLWAAGLAKGASLNNTVVIQDDAVMNVDGLRSHDELIRHKVLDAIGDLALAGVVIHGHFRGHNSGHALNNQLLRAVFSTQGAWTADSLPQQMFL, from the coding sequence GTGCAAACAGTTTCAAATCAACATCAATTTCACCCAGCAGCCTTTCCGTGGCCTGCAAGGGATTATGAAAACGAGGCGATAGCCCCACTGCAAGCGACACTTAAAAAAAGTGTAAGCTGCATTGGTGTTGGTGTTCATTCTGGCAAATCGTCAACATTGACACTGCGTCCAGCCACTGTTGGAACAGGGTATGTGTTTTTGCGGGGCGACTTACCCCAGGGGCAAAACACAATTCCTGCCCGTTTTGATGCTGTGAGCGACACGCGGATGTGCACAACGCTATCCAACAAGCAGGGTGCTTCCATTTCAACGGTTGAACATGTGGTTGCGGCGCTGGCGGGCGCGGGCATTACGAATGCCATCATCGAAGTCAACGGACCAGAAGTTCCCATCATGGACGGCAGTTCTTTTGTTTTTTCACAAATGATTCGCTCGACAGGGACTTTTTCCCAGGGTGAATCTGCGCCCTCTATTAAGATAGTAAAGCCTGTTCGCGTTGGTTCCGAAAATGCTTTTGCGGAATTTGTCCCATCCGAAAATCGTTCCATCACAATGACGTTTGATGCCGGTGGGCGCTTGCCTGCATCGATGAAGCAAGATGAATTTACATTCGATTATGATGCCGATGATTTTTCATCCTTGTTATGCGACGCGCGGACTTTTGGATTTTACGAGGATGCTGCAAAACTATGGGCCGCCGGACTTGCCAAGGGCGCATCCCTTAATAATACCGTCGTGATTCAGGATGATGCTGTTATGAATGTGGATGGCCTTCGGTCTCATGATGAACTGATCCGCCACAAAGTCCTTGATGCTATCGGGGATTTAGCGTTGGCGGGCGTTGTGATTCATGGACATTTTAGGGGACATAATTCTGGGCATGCCCTTAATAATCAACTGCTGAGAGCGGTTTTTTCAACACAGGGTGCATGGACTGCGGATTCTTTACCACAACAAATGTTTCTTTGA
- the thrS gene encoding threonine--tRNA ligase, with translation MFNICLKDGSERRYGAPVTGDEIAHSISPRLAKEAVAVRVNSELWDLTRVVPNGATIEIITRKDPEALDIIRHDTAHITAEAVKELYPETQITIGPSIENGFYYDFHRETPFTPDDLVKIEARMREIINRDEKFIRSVWERADAIQFFRDQGEFFKAELIESIPGNEPITLYKQGDFVDLCRGPHMPSTGRVGTAFKLMKLAGAYWRGDHRNPMLQRIYGTAWATEQQLKDHLFQLEEAEKRDHRRLGTELSLFHFQEEAPGSVFWHPKGWSIYRTLEAFMRKRLDKVGYVEVKTPQMLDRSLWEASGHWEKFREHMFTVDSESKVLAVKPMNCPCHVQIFKQGLKSYRDLPLRMAEFGSCHRNEPSGSLHGLMRVRAFTQDDAHIFCTPEQIVSETKIFCDLLMEIYKALGFTDVRVKFSDRPEKRAGDDSVWDLAEQSLITAATAAGLDYTLNPGEGAFYGPKLEFVLKDALGRDWQCGTLQVDFVLPERLDASYIGEDGKKHRPVMLHRAILGTFERFIGVLIENCAGKFPVWLAPVQAVVATITSDGEEYATALYQHLLDLGIRVTLDTRNEKINYKVREHSLQKVPYLLVVGKREAEENTVAVRRLGGEAQQVVSRQEIIDTLILEACIP, from the coding sequence ATGTTCAACATTTGTTTAAAAGATGGCAGTGAACGCCGATATGGCGCCCCCGTAACGGGCGATGAAATTGCCCACTCTATTTCCCCGCGATTGGCAAAAGAAGCCGTTGCAGTGCGTGTAAACAGTGAATTGTGGGATTTAACGCGTGTTGTTCCCAATGGCGCCACAATCGAAATCATTACCCGTAAGGATCCAGAAGCCCTGGATATTATCCGGCATGATACGGCCCACATCACCGCAGAGGCTGTCAAGGAACTTTATCCAGAAACACAGATTACCATTGGACCCTCGATTGAAAACGGGTTCTATTACGATTTTCACCGTGAAACACCCTTTACGCCAGATGATCTTGTTAAGATCGAGGCGCGCATGCGGGAAATCATCAACCGTGACGAGAAATTTATTCGCAGCGTTTGGGAGCGTGCAGACGCGATCCAATTTTTCCGCGATCAGGGCGAATTTTTCAAGGCCGAGCTGATCGAAAGCATTCCTGGGAATGAACCCATTACGCTTTACAAGCAGGGGGACTTTGTTGATCTGTGTCGTGGGCCCCATATGCCATCGACCGGTCGTGTTGGAACCGCATTCAAATTGATGAAGCTGGCGGGCGCCTATTGGCGGGGCGACCATCGGAACCCCATGTTGCAACGAATTTACGGAACTGCCTGGGCCACCGAACAACAGTTGAAAGATCATCTTTTCCAACTAGAAGAAGCCGAAAAACGCGATCATCGTCGTTTGGGTACCGAATTAAGTCTGTTTCATTTTCAGGAAGAAGCCCCCGGTAGCGTTTTCTGGCACCCAAAGGGGTGGAGCATTTATCGCACGCTCGAGGCATTTATGCGCAAACGGCTCGATAAGGTTGGATACGTAGAGGTTAAAACTCCACAAATGCTGGACCGCAGCCTGTGGGAGGCATCGGGTCACTGGGAAAAATTCCGCGAACACATGTTTACGGTTGATTCAGAATCAAAAGTGTTGGCTGTAAAACCGATGAATTGCCCGTGCCATGTTCAGATTTTCAAACAGGGTCTGAAAAGCTATCGCGATCTACCGTTGCGAATGGCGGAATTTGGATCGTGCCATCGAAATGAACCATCGGGGTCGTTGCATGGATTGATGCGCGTTCGGGCGTTTACCCAGGATGATGCCCATATTTTTTGCACACCTGAACAAATTGTTTCTGAAACGAAGATTTTTTGTGATCTGTTGATGGAGATCTACAAAGCCCTTGGGTTCACCGATGTTCGGGTGAAATTTTCCGATCGCCCAGAAAAACGGGCAGGGGATGATTCTGTTTGGGATCTGGCTGAACAATCCCTGATAACGGCGGCAACGGCGGCGGGTCTTGATTATACCCTAAATCCGGGGGAGGGGGCTTTTTATGGCCCCAAACTTGAGTTTGTGCTCAAGGATGCGCTGGGGCGCGATTGGCAGTGCGGAACGTTGCAGGTGGATTTTGTATTGCCGGAACGTTTGGATGCGTCATACATTGGCGAGGATGGCAAAAAGCACCGACCTGTCATGTTGCATCGGGCGATTTTGGGCACGTTCGAGCGGTTCATTGGGGTGTTGATCGAAAATTGCGCCGGGAAATTCCCTGTGTGGTTGGCACCGGTTCAGGCAGTCGTTGCGACGATCACCAGCGATGGAGAGGAGTATGCGACTGCTCTTTATCAGCATTTATTGGATCTTGGGATTCGAGTTACATTGGATACCCGTAACGAGAAAATCAATTACAAGGTGCGTGAACATTCCTTGCAAAAAGTACCATACTTATTGGTAGTAGGGAAAAGAGAAGCCGAGGAAAACACCGTCGCTGTGCGGCGTTTGGGCGGGGAGGCACAGCAAGTTGTCAGTCGTCAGGAAATCATTGATACGTTGATCCTGGAGGCCTGCATTCCCTAG
- the rlmB gene encoding 23S rRNA (guanosine(2251)-2'-O)-methyltransferase RlmB: protein MYLYGYHPCRMALSNPMRKIQRVLLSQEATLDKLPPVGQAKVEIMDRHHLERLLPAGAVHQGIVLDVHPLEPHPIEFLEDALSPNERIVVLDQVNDPHNVGAILRTSAVFGARALVMTDRHAPKESGALAKSACGALELVPRCVVNNLAQSIKELKAFGFWFVGFSEAGEKTLDQIDLNGRIALLMGGEGEGMRRLTKDLCDFHVRLATVPDFSTLNVSNAAAIALYETFNHQNKGR, encoded by the coding sequence ATGTATTTATATGGTTATCACCCTTGTCGTATGGCTTTATCAAACCCAATGAGAAAGATCCAGCGTGTATTGCTGTCGCAGGAAGCCACACTGGACAAGCTGCCACCCGTCGGTCAAGCAAAGGTGGAAATCATGGACCGTCATCATCTTGAAAGGCTTTTGCCAGCCGGAGCTGTCCATCAGGGGATCGTCCTGGATGTTCACCCGCTGGAACCCCATCCGATTGAATTTCTAGAGGATGCCCTGTCCCCAAACGAACGGATCGTTGTCCTGGATCAGGTGAATGACCCGCACAATGTGGGGGCAATTTTACGCACGTCCGCCGTGTTTGGGGCACGCGCGTTGGTTATGACGGATCGACATGCCCCAAAAGAATCGGGTGCATTGGCAAAATCAGCCTGTGGCGCGCTGGAACTTGTACCACGGTGCGTGGTCAACAACCTGGCCCAATCCATTAAGGAATTAAAGGCATTTGGATTTTGGTTTGTAGGATTTTCCGAAGCCGGAGAAAAAACGTTGGATCAAATTGATCTGAATGGAAGGATCGCTTTACTAATGGGTGGCGAGGGCGAAGGAATGCGACGCCTAACCAAGGATTTATGCGATTTTCATGTTCGCTTGGCCACGGTGCCCGACTTTTCAACATTAAATGTATCCAATGCAGCGGCAATCGCTTTGTATGAAACATTTAACCATCAAAACAAGGGTAGGTAA